One segment of Brassica napus cultivar Da-Ae chromosome C3, Da-Ae, whole genome shotgun sequence DNA contains the following:
- the LOC106385344 gene encoding MYB-like transcription factor TCL1 yields MDDTNRLRRLRSHKHTKFIRHNSEEVTSIKWEFINMTEQEEDLISRMYRLVGNRWDLIAGRVAGRRASEIERYWIMKNNDYFSKQ; encoded by the exons ATGGATGATACCAACCGTCTTCGCCGCCTTCGAAGTCACAAGCATACCAAGTTCATTCGACATAACTCCGAAG AAGTGACTAGTATCAAATGGGAGTTTATCAATATGACCGAACAAGAAGAAGATCTCATCTCTCGAATGTACAGACTTGTCGGTAATAG GTGGGATCTAATAGCAGGAAGAGTGGCAGGACGAAGAGCAAGTGAGATAGAAAGATATTGGATAATGAAAAATAATGACTATTTCtcaaaacaataa
- the LOC106383830 gene encoding mitogen-activated protein kinase kinase kinase 20-like: MAGPDLFFVKLLGKGSFGSVSLYQGVRYDGAMVSVAVKTSDSQHAESLFREVQILSEFKGCPRIVQCYETRVEASLNRFNGCVEYKIPLEYAPGGSLMSFINKFKDNKLPDPLIRDFTRMLLQGLATIHAHGYVHCDLKPENVLVFPRYAYKNGAWRSSFELKISDFGLSRREGDSSWWEPNHPFAGTSIYMSPDSVSYGETGKDLDLWSLGCCVLEMYTGEGPWCHKNYEVDDLMNGQEPLIPSDLPFEAKLFIMTCFAPRTKDATRLLKHIFVREDDGNKITQPSPVSDNIKAKSALQLANFVRRNVSTTKTIRVLAAAQVMPSKTIMA, translated from the coding sequence ATGGCAGGACCAGATTTGTTCTTTGTAAAGCTTCTCGGCAAAGGTTCCTTTGGTTCGGTCAGTCTCTATCAAGGCGTACGCTACGACGGCGCTATGGTCTCCGTAGCCGTCAAAACCTCGGACAGCCAACACGCCGAGTCTCTATTCAGAGAGGTTCAAATCCTGTCTGAATTCAAAGGGTGTCCGAGAATTGTCCAGTGCTACGAGACGAGAGTGGAAGCAAGTCTGAACCGATTTAATGGTTGTGTGGAGTACAAGATTCCCTTGGAGTACGCTCCTGGTGGAAGCCTGATGAGTTTCATCAACAAATTCAAAGACAATAAGCTGCCTGATCCTTTGATCAGAGACTTTACTCGTATGCTTCTCCAAGGCTTAGCCACGATCCACGCACACGGTTACGTTCACTGCGACCTCAAACCAGAGAACGTCCTCGTTTTCCCTAGGTACGCCTACAAGAACGGCGCGTGGAGATCTTCGTTCGAGTTGAAAATTTCTGATTTTGGTTTGTCGAGAAGGGAAGGAGACAGTAGCTGGTGGGAACCTAATCATCCGTTCGCGGGAACATCGATCTACATGTCTCCGGACTCGGTTTCTTACGGAGAGACAGGGAAAGATCTCGACTTATGGTCGTTGGGGTGCTGTGTACTGGAGATGTACACTGGGGAGGGACCTTGGTGTCATAAGAACTATGAAGTGGATGATCTCATGAATGGCCAAGAGCCGCTGATTCCAAGCGACCTTCCTTTCGAAGCAAAACTCTTTATCATGACTTGCTTTGCGCCTAGGACAAAAGACGCGACAAGATTGTTGAAGCATATATTCGTGCGTGAAGACGACGGGAACAAGATCACACAGCCTTCTCCTGTGAGTGATAATATAAAGGCAAAATCAGCTCTGCAACTGGCGAACTTTGTTAGAAGGAATGTTTCTACAACCAAAACCATTCGTGTGCTTGCTGCTGCTCAAGTCATGCCTAGTAAGACCATCATGGCCTAG